A single genomic interval of Acidimicrobiia bacterium harbors:
- a CDS encoding HIT family protein has product MSTIFTRVIDGEIPGRFVWRDETTVAFLPVALLAPGHTLVVPIAPVDHWIDLAPEANAHLWRVAQTISRALDKIYRPLKVGVLVVGEEVPHTHVHLVPFTDLAQMSFANVDSSPAAEVLDRQAEALRVGLRAAGHGEFVPSP; this is encoded by the coding sequence GTGAGCACCATTTTCACCAGAGTCATCGACGGCGAGATCCCGGGTCGGTTCGTTTGGCGTGATGAGACAACGGTGGCGTTTTTGCCGGTTGCCCTCCTCGCCCCGGGCCACACGCTGGTGGTACCGATCGCCCCCGTGGACCATTGGATCGACCTCGCTCCTGAAGCGAACGCTCACCTGTGGCGGGTAGCCCAGACGATCAGTCGCGCTCTCGACAAGATCTACCGGCCGCTAAAAGTTGGAGTGCTGGTGGTGGGTGAAGAAGTGCCCCATACCCATGTGCATCTCGTTCCCTTCACCGACCTAGCCCAGATGAGCTTCGCCAACGTGGACTCGAGCCCTGCAGCCGAGGTCCTCGATCGGCAAGCCGAGGCATTACGAGTGGGACTGCGGGCGGCGGGCCACGGTGAATTCGTTCCGAGCCCTTGA
- a CDS encoding MBL fold metallo-hydrolase, protein MALPRRISRSFEPDDTHTVTLPDGQRAHADHVAQSRVLERSFYEVRPGVWCLVGNGLSNQTFIEAPEGIIAIDTGESVQEMQEALRELRARTGQPVVAVLYTHFHYVNGTQAILEASEAESVPIYGHERIPTNRSRAGAEIAPTYGRGLVEQFAVLLPPDGPDGVVNVGLGHFYRNPAHAPFSPGYLPPTHGFSTAHTIMVAGMEVEVTPAPSDADDSVTYWFPSIGVAVNNLVWPTLFNVFAIRGEEYRDPQVMLAGLDHLLSLGASYLVGTHGPPISGAETILARVTRYRDSIQFLWDQTVRLTNKGLTSTELAQAIRLPDGYDEDHLTSERYGVAEHHVRQIRTGLFGFFDGDEANLFPLATAERAGRLIEGFGGRDEVRRQVEQALAANDLRWALELGSWLVRSEAAELPDQLLLAEALRRVGQRSSAANIRSWCLTRARRLEGTVNMDRLYTHRFRRAQTLAGPIAASVHALRVVLDPLAAEGLDVHLGWRFSSGETAGLHVRNGIACPTEGDKATIWMECSAETWADLLAGSAALSEAIGDGSLLVEGDGSVLSVTLGCFEVEGLRT, encoded by the coding sequence ATGGCTTTACCTCGCCGCATTAGTCGATCCTTCGAGCCCGATGATACTCACACGGTGACGTTGCCTGACGGACAGCGCGCCCATGCCGACCACGTGGCGCAGTCGCGGGTGCTTGAGCGCAGTTTTTATGAGGTGCGTCCCGGCGTCTGGTGTTTGGTGGGCAATGGCCTGTCGAACCAGACCTTCATCGAGGCGCCCGAGGGCATCATCGCCATCGATACGGGTGAATCGGTACAGGAGATGCAGGAGGCACTGCGCGAATTGCGGGCCCGCACCGGCCAACCGGTGGTGGCTGTTCTCTACACCCATTTTCATTACGTCAATGGGACCCAGGCGATCCTGGAAGCGAGCGAGGCTGAGTCGGTCCCGATCTATGGTCACGAACGTATCCCCACGAATCGCTCACGGGCGGGAGCGGAGATAGCGCCCACCTATGGCCGGGGGCTCGTGGAGCAGTTCGCTGTGCTTCTCCCCCCCGATGGGCCTGACGGAGTGGTGAACGTAGGGTTGGGCCACTTTTACCGCAACCCCGCTCACGCACCGTTTAGCCCGGGGTATCTCCCGCCCACCCACGGCTTCTCGACAGCCCACACCATCATGGTGGCGGGTATGGAAGTGGAGGTTACCCCCGCTCCGTCGGATGCGGATGACTCGGTGACGTACTGGTTCCCATCCATCGGGGTGGCCGTCAACAACCTGGTGTGGCCCACCTTGTTCAATGTGTTTGCGATTCGCGGCGAGGAATACCGGGATCCTCAGGTGATGCTGGCGGGGCTGGACCACCTGCTGTCTCTCGGCGCTTCCTACTTGGTGGGCACTCACGGGCCGCCGATCAGTGGTGCCGAGACCATTTTGGCGCGCGTCACCCGCTATCGCGACTCCATACAATTCCTCTGGGATCAGACCGTTCGGCTCACCAATAAAGGTCTCACTAGCACCGAGTTGGCTCAGGCGATCCGACTGCCTGACGGGTACGACGAGGACCATCTCACCAGCGAGCGTTACGGCGTGGCCGAACATCACGTGCGCCAGATTCGTACCGGATTATTCGGCTTCTTTGATGGCGACGAGGCGAATCTGTTTCCGCTGGCCACGGCCGAGCGAGCCGGCCGGCTTATCGAAGGGTTCGGAGGTCGCGACGAGGTGCGGCGCCAGGTGGAGCAGGCCCTGGCGGCCAATGACCTGCGATGGGCACTTGAGCTGGGGTCGTGGCTGGTGCGTAGCGAGGCGGCCGAACTGCCCGATCAACTCCTCCTCGCCGAGGCGTTGCGACGGGTGGGTCAGCGTTCCTCGGCGGCCAACATCCGAAGCTGGTGTCTTACCCGGGCGCGGCGCCTCGAGGGCACCGTGAACATGGATCGCCTCTACACCCATCGTTTCCGGCGAGCGCAGACCCTCGCGGGACCCATTGCCGCATCGGTGCATGCCCTGCGGGTGGTATTGGATCCCCTAGCCGCCGAGGGACTCGACGTTCATCTCGGCTGGCGCTTCTCCTCGGGCGAGACGGCGGGCCTGCATGTACGCAATGGGATCGCCTGTCCCACCGAGGGGGATAAGGCCACCATTTGGATGGAGTGTTCGGCGGAAACTTGGGCCGATCTCCTCGCCGGCTCCGCGGCATTGTCGGAGGCCATCGGCGACGGGTCGCTTCTCGTGGAGGGCGATGGCTCGGTGCTCAGCGTCACGCTGGGTTGTTTCGAGGTGGAGGGACTGCGCACATGA
- a CDS encoding PilZ domain-containing protein, whose protein sequence is MGINEASERERRAGPRVAVARITLGWRPPGRGARTISPASPDAEITAEVVNLSHSGAKVNVDDPQVLPIGARVGISIGGGHGTAEVRHVTAGQPGTWCYGLHFLEIDHQLREALRRVLAGEHGHIAETWRWTPEPRPDVAH, encoded by the coding sequence ATGGGGATAAACGAGGCCTCCGAGCGGGAACGTCGCGCCGGGCCACGCGTGGCCGTGGCCCGCATCACCCTCGGGTGGCGTCCCCCGGGCCGAGGGGCTCGCACCATCAGTCCTGCCTCTCCCGATGCCGAAATTACGGCTGAGGTCGTGAACCTCTCCCACAGTGGAGCCAAGGTCAACGTAGACGATCCCCAGGTCCTCCCCATTGGAGCGCGGGTAGGTATCTCCATCGGCGGTGGCCACGGAACTGCCGAAGTGCGCCACGTAACGGCTGGGCAACCGGGCACCTGGTGCTACGGGCTCCATTTTCTAGAGATCGACCACCAACTCCGCGAGGCCCTGAGACGCGTGTTGGCCGGCGAACACGGCCACATCGCCGAGACCTGGCGCTGGACCCCCGAGCCCCGCCCCGACGTGGCGCACTAG
- a CDS encoding SOS response-associated peptidase has protein sequence MAALGGRFRAMCGRYVSATPPEQIAASFLATAPVAHLPLSYNVAPTQDVYAVVSQDGAPRIEVFRWGLTPRWGKAGKTPPLLINARAETLAEKPSFRASLASRRCLIPADGFYEWRINPVDPKRGRKQPFFIHHPAGDSYAFAGLWDLQDSAGAEGSPPQSCVIITTTPNAPMGRIHARMPVILPPSAWDEWLNRENTDLEVLGDLLVPAAPEVIAIHAVSPEVNNARHDGPSLIAPVTEEVQ, from the coding sequence ATGGCCGCTTTGGGGGGTAGATTTCGAGCGATGTGCGGCCGGTATGTCTCCGCCACCCCGCCAGAACAGATCGCGGCCTCCTTCTTGGCCACCGCGCCCGTCGCGCACCTACCCCTCTCCTACAATGTTGCACCCACCCAGGATGTGTACGCCGTCGTGTCCCAGGACGGGGCACCGCGAATCGAGGTCTTCCGGTGGGGCTTGACCCCGCGCTGGGGGAAGGCGGGGAAAACCCCGCCCCTCCTGATCAACGCGCGGGCGGAGACGTTGGCCGAAAAGCCGAGTTTCAGAGCATCCTTGGCGTCACGTCGTTGCCTCATCCCCGCCGATGGTTTCTATGAGTGGCGAATCAACCCGGTCGATCCGAAGCGGGGTCGGAAGCAGCCGTTCTTCATTCATCACCCCGCCGGCGACTCCTACGCCTTCGCCGGACTGTGGGACCTTCAGGACAGTGCTGGTGCGGAGGGAAGCCCTCCACAGAGTTGTGTGATCATCACCACCACGCCCAACGCCCCGATGGGCCGGATCCATGCCCGCATGCCAGTGATCCTGCCGCCGTCAGCCTGGGATGAGTGGCTGAACCGGGAAAACACAGACCTCGAAGTGCTTGGCGACCTCCTCGTACCGGCCGCTCCCGAGGTCATCGCCATCCACGCCGTGTCCCCCGAGGTAAACAACGCCCGCCACGATGGTCCGTCGTTGATTGCGCCGGTGACCGAGGAAGTGCAGTGA
- a CDS encoding SDR family oxidoreductase, which translates to MPTMVNGAALKGQVALVTGAGSGLGAAIAHDLAQQGAHVVVNDVRADAAAAVAKELASEVAVFDVSDSAAFDAAVDNTVSQHGRLDVLVNNAGIVVDRPEVIERLIAAEVAAMNGEEVPPVRVLSSLTDEQFDRMLKTHVYGTFYGMRAALRHMEEARAGAIVNLCSVYAYRGSVAGPEYAAAKHAIAGMTKSVGAEVASLGIRVNAVAPGFIDTPFLDPLVDARPFLLARIPAGRFGRAEEIAKVVRYLVCDATYSFGEVVPASGGWLA; encoded by the coding sequence ATGCCCACCATGGTGAACGGCGCTGCACTGAAGGGCCAGGTTGCTTTGGTGACCGGGGCGGGGTCGGGGTTGGGGGCGGCCATCGCCCACGACCTAGCCCAGCAAGGAGCCCACGTCGTGGTCAATGACGTGCGGGCCGACGCGGCGGCGGCGGTGGCCAAGGAATTGGCGAGTGAGGTGGCCGTGTTCGATGTGTCCGATTCGGCGGCCTTCGACGCCGCGGTAGACAACACGGTGTCTCAGCACGGCCGCCTGGATGTGTTGGTCAATAACGCTGGCATCGTGGTGGATCGCCCGGAGGTGATCGAACGGCTCATCGCCGCGGAGGTGGCGGCGATGAATGGTGAAGAGGTACCGCCGGTACGGGTCTTGTCCAGTCTCACCGACGAGCAGTTCGACCGAATGTTGAAGACCCACGTGTATGGCACCTTCTACGGAATGCGAGCCGCATTGCGCCACATGGAGGAGGCACGCGCTGGGGCGATCGTGAATCTGTGCAGCGTGTACGCCTATCGCGGATCGGTGGCGGGCCCGGAGTACGCGGCCGCCAAGCACGCCATCGCGGGAATGACCAAATCGGTGGGGGCGGAGGTGGCGTCACTGGGTATACGCGTGAACGCAGTGGCACCCGGCTTCATCGACACCCCCTTCTTAGACCCGTTGGTCGATGCGAGACCCTTCCTGCTGGCTCGTATCCCGGCGGGACGCTTTGGTCGGGCTGAGGAAATAGCCAAGGTGGTCCGGTATCTCGTTTGTGACGCCACCTACTCCTTCGGTGAGGTCGTTCCGGCGAGTGGCGGGTGGCTCGCGTGA